In Bacillus solimangrovi, the DNA window GTACTAGCTTTGTGCCAGTAGCATTTATTGCGAAAGAGCTAGGAGCAAAAATTAACTTCGATGCTGAACTAAAGTTGGTAGAAATTTATTTTGAATAAGATTAAAGACAAGACCACTCTACTAATTAAGAGTGGTCTTGTCTTTATTATTTTCTCTTATTTAATGTTAATGATTTGGAATGGAGGATCTGTTTCGAATGGTGTAGGTCCTTCTATATTAGATATTGATTCAGATGGTTCAGTAATTTCATCAACGATGTTTGAAGAATCATTTTCTCCCATTTCCTCATTAATTAGTTCTGTTTCTATTTCTATTTCTATACTTTCCATTTGTTTAGGTACTGATGTTGTTTCTAGATTCTCAGGTTGTTCATCAATAGAATTGTGGTCTTGATTATTTAGTAGATATGGCCAGAGAAAGATATTAATTAGAATTAAAGTCATGATGCCAGTACTAATTAGGGATTTCTTCCACATGATATCCCCTCCATTCGTTACGAAAATTAGGTTTTATTCAATTGTGTGTCGTTCACGTTGAATAAGCTTTCCATTATTATCGAATCCTTGAATATTCAAATACTGCCCAGATTCTAGACCTGATAACCCAAGTTGGTATTCATTATTACCTAAATAATGCATGTCGTTACCTTCAATCTTAACGGAGGATATGTAATCATTGGCTGTGACCTTGACTTGGCTAATATAAGCTCCTAGCTCTACTTCTACCTTAAATACGTTCTCGCTCAACGGTTCATCTTTCACTTGTGTTTCAGGCGTAGGTAAAATAGTAGGTTCTTCTTCATTTATAGGTTCAACGTATTTGAATGGCATAATAACGGTTTTAGTTAGTGTAACGTTATCTACCGATTTCACCTTGTTCGTAATCGTTAACTGATATGTCTCTCCAGCTTGATAAGCTGCAAGAGGAGTAACTGTAAATGATTTTTGATCTTTTGATAGTTGGACTGTACTTTTAACTTGTATACTTTTAGAGTTTGTGATAAAAACAGTACTTCTAGAAACACTAGAACGTTTGACCTTATCATTAAAAGAGACTGTCCAAGCTTTTTTTGCATCCTCTGTTACATTGTGCTCCCATTCTAAATAATCTGCTGCGTGAAGAGGAGAGATAAAAGATAGACAAGCGATTAAAAAAAACGTTAATAAGAAAATATTGGATTTAAATCGCATCATCAATCATCCACTTGAACTTTCAGCTTTTTCATATCATTCTCAGTTAAGAGGTCGTTGAATTTTTTATCATCATCAAGTAATTCGTATAGTGTGAAAGACTCTCCAGCAGTTTTATATTTATAGGTTTCTTTAATTTCTTGGAATAGCTTATCATTTGCTGCAACTTTTATCGTTTGTTTATCAACTTCTTCGTTTTTGCTATTATATGAAATAACGATTACATCATAGGCGGGTGGAAGGTTACCGAATCCCAATGTATATAAATCTTTGCCTTTCTTTCTCTTATCATCATTATCGGTAACTTTAATCGCATTACCAGAGTGCATTGTATGCCCTTGATATTTGATTTTGACGTAGACACGTTTAACTTTATAAGTATCCTCCGTTACGATGTCAATGTTTGTTAAGGAGTCTGTTATTTGTTGTAAAGTATCATCTTCAACTTTTCCTCTTTTTTTGTGAAGAACAGAAATCTCTTCAATATATCGGTCAGGTGCAATTACTCTAAGCTCACGTGGTGTATAAGTTTCTAATATACTCGATAGTTTTGCATCGTTCACAACCATTAAATCGTAAAAGTCTATATAGTTTGTTTCAAAGTCTATATTTCGGCTGTTTCGGTAATATCCATTTTTTAGTTCAACTGCATTGTTATCAATTTCAAGAACGTATTTTTTGTTGAACTCTAATTTGTCTTCTGGAACGATAATTAATTTTTCACCAGACTTTCGAATTTCTTTTAGTTCTATTTCTTCATATTTATTATTACTTTTTTTTAATTTCAGTTCGATTCTGTTTTCGTGAACGTTTAAAACTTTATCGTTAAAGGTAATAGTAGGTTCGATATCTACTGGAACTTGTTTTGATCCATCTCTAGGTGAAGAATCTTTTATTCGTGCATTGTTTGCTGCAATAACTTTAGTTGACTGAGAGAAGGAGAAAAATATAGAAAAGAACATCATTGAACAAATGAATAATATGGATATTTTAGAAAAAATATTAGAAAAATTCATCTCTTTTTACTCACGCCTTTCGTAATGTATATCATGAATAGAATGGTTAAACTAAAAGGAAAGTATTGTTAATGATAAGTGTACTATGAATGATAGGTTCCTTCCAACTATTCTATTATAGATAATTGATATGATTTATTTGGGTAGATTATTAGGTTCAATAGGTTATATAATGCTTAGACAAAAAATAAATGAGTAAAAATTACTTACTCATTACTACTATTATCGGCATTTTTCTACAATTATTAAGAGAAAGGTTTGTGGAATAATGGGGAAATAGAGATGGTACCAATCAGGTAAATTTATAATATAGATTCAATGGTTTTTGAAAGATATGTTTGATGGTTTATTGAGAAAGCACATAATCATAATAGAGGATGAAATAAAAATGAACGTAGCACTTTTATTTCATCCTCTTCATAAGTTTTAGGTTGATTGTTGTTTATTTAGGTTGTGACGGTAAGTACGCTTTCCATTTGCTTAAGTCAATGGCTTCTTTTAACAGTAGTGACGAAGGGAAGATGAAAGTCCACGGCTTACTCGTATTTGCTTTTACTTCAAATTCACCTAGAGTGAAGCCTCCTTTGGCTACAATTTCACCTGTGGCGTCCTCAATTACAAGTGGTAGTTGCTTTAGTGTTAAGGTCTTAGGGCTACCATTTCGAATAAGCATCGTGATATGAAGGTTACCATTTTGCTTTTGATTTGCTTGAATCCCAAGAAAGTTAACTTCACCAGGTTTTGGTGGAGTCATCTTATTTACCATTTGCTCAAGTTTTTGTTTATCAGCATCTGCTAAACTTTTTTGCCAGCTTTCTGCAAGGTCTAATGAATGTTTACGAGAAGAAGGTGACAAATCAAATGCAAGCTTCCAACCTTCTTTTGGAATATCATTTGTGAAAAGGTCTTCTTTTGAAAAGGTGAAATGCCAAGGACGACTACTCTGTGCAGGTATTTCACCAATTTCAGATAAATTAAACATTTTTCTCCCTAACTTTTCGTTATCAGCACTGATTAATAAGAGTGTTGCTTCTTTTAAACGAACCTCTTTTGATAGAGAACTACGAATAAATGCAGTTATACGATAACTATCATTTTCTTCAGTTAATTCAATACCTGAGAGTGACAGTTGATTTGGCTTTAAAGGGTGACATTCGTTATTAAGGAAACGATAAACGTACTTTTCTTCCTCTTTTAGCTGCCAGCTAGGATGGATAGATAGATGTGTTGTGATTTCTTCGTCTTGCGTATTGTCATCTTTCTCATTTAATAATGTTTCTGTGGAAATCGTACTATCGTTTCCTTGTTTTTTTATTTTATTTTTCTTTTTAAAAAACGATAACATGAAATTTTACCCTCCTATTATGAATGTATGTACTAAACAGCAGAATGAATTTCTGCTGTTTAGTTATAATCATTTATTTTCTTCTTCACTTTGTTGTTGTTCTAAGATTGGCCTAGCAAGACGAGCAAGCTGGAATGATGCATCGCGCTCTAATTCGCTGAACGTCTTTGAGAATAACTCTAGACCCTCTTTTTGATAAAGGCGCATTGGATCTTCTTGTTGATAGTGACGAAGTCCAATTCCTTCTTTTAGACGAGTCATGCTTTCAAGATGTTTTGTATAATAATGATCGATCACCATTAGTGTTAATCGTTTTATTGTAAATTGAACTTTTTTGTTTTCCTTTAATAGCTCGATGTTCGCTTTATAAGCTAAAGTTTTTTCCTCTACCTCTTCTTTAACCTCAGAAATATCTAAAATGTTATGATTGAATACAACCTTTGGCTCAACGATAATATAGTTTAGCTTTGCCTCTAATTCTTTTAATGGCCATTCTTCTGGAACAAGCTCCTCAGGACAATGTTCATTAACAGTATACGTTGCATATGAATCAATCATAGGTAAAATAATTGATACGATGTCTTCATTTTCAAGCACTTTATCTCGTAGCGAATAAATGACACCGCGTTGCTCATTAATGACATTATCCAATTTTAAGTTATATTCACGTACAGCATAGTTACTACCTTCACATATTCTCTGTACTCGATCAACAAGTTCATGGATTTTTTTATCAGTGATTTGCCCATTTTCATCAGCTTTTATTTTTTGAGCGGTTCTTTCAACTTCTTCTTTCGCAAAACGGCGGAACATATCATCTTCTAGTGAAATAATAAATTGTGTCGAACCAGTATCACCTTGACGACCAGAACGGCCTTTTAATTGGTTGTCGATTCGGCGACTTTCATGTCGTTCTGTACCAATTACATGAAGACCTCCAAGTTCTGCAACACCTTCACCGAGCATAATATCGGTACCTCGCCCAGCCATATTTGTTGCAATTGTTATTTGCCCCTTTTGACCTGCAAGTGAAATTAGTTTAACTTCTTGTTCAATACTCTTAGCATTTAGGAGATGGTAAGGGAGTTTTGCTTTATCAAAGTATTCTGCGACTTGTTCAGATTGAAGAATAGATGTTGTACCGACAAGAACAGGTTGTCCCTTCGCATGACATTGCTTAACTTCTTCCATGACCGCATTATATTTCTGATCTTTCGTCAAATAGACACGGTCTGTGCGGTCATCACGAATGATTGGTTTGTTTGTCGGAATTTGGATAACATCCATCCCATATAATTGTTGGAATTCAGATTCTTCCGTTTTCGCAGTGCCAGTCATACCTGAAATAATTGGATACATACGATAATAGTTTTGAATTGTAATGGAAGCTTGTGTCTTGTTTTCTTCGGTAATTTCAAGACCTTCCTTTGCTTCGATTGCTTGATGTAGGCCATCACTTAATGTACGGCCTTCCATTGGACGTCCTGTGAACATATCAATTAAGAGAACCTTACCATCTTGAACGATATAATCAACATCTCGTTCAAACATGACACGTGCTCTTAACGCTTGAATCATATAATGATACAGTGTTTGATGTTCAATTTCATATAGGTTATCGACACCAAATGCATTTTCTACTTTCTCAATTCCTTGGTCTGTTAAGTTTGTTGCTCTCGTCTCTATATCGAAGGTGAAATCTTCACCATCTTTGAAACGTTTAGCTACTTGTGCACCTATAAAATGCAATTCAGCACTAACTTCTGTTTTCCCTGCAATTATTAAAGGTGTTTTTGCCTCATCAATAAGTACGCTATCGACTTCATCAGTGATGACAAAATGATATGGACGTTGCACCTTCTGACGAGGATCTGCGACCATATTATCACGTAAATAGTCAAAACCAAATTCATTACCAACACCATATGTGATATCTGCTTTGTATGCTGCAACTTTATCTGCTGGTTCCATCATTGGAATATTTAATCCGACAGTTAAGCCAAGAAATTCATGAATTTGACCGATCATATCTCGATCCCGTCGAGCTAAATATTCATTAACAGTAATAACGTGCACACCTTTACCTTCAAGAGCACGTAAATAACTTGGTAGAGAAGCTACAAGTGTCTTTCCTTCACCAGTAGGCATCTCAGCTATATTGCCATCGGTTAAGACTAATCCACCTATTAGTTGTACATCATAGTGGCGCATACCAAGAATACGTTTCGATGCTTCACGTACGATAGCAAAGCTTTCGACTTTTATATCATCAATCGTTTTTCCATTTGATAGAGCTTCTTTGAACTCTGTTGTTTTTAATTTAAGGTCTTCATCTGAGAGCTGTTCATACTCTGCTTCAAGGCTGTTGATTTGTTCAACGATTTTGTAATGTTTTTTTAATTTACGTTGTTGTTCGTCGCCAAGTAGCCTTTTTAACGTATTTAGCATCTTTTTCGCTCCTTACTAAAATTCTAAATATAGTATATCATGTAAATAAAATAAGAACAGCGAACGTATTGGTTGCAATAAATTGACATGAAAAAGTAACAATATTCGAGCTACATAATATGAATGGAGGTAGAAATGTCATGAATATGTCGTTTCGATTAAAAGTCGGGTTGCAGACAATTATCTTCTTTTTATTGATGATAGGAACGGCAACTGCAGCAGATATAGAAGAGGTTCGAAATCTAATAGAAGAAAATTATATCGATGAAGTACCAGGTGAAGTGCTTCAACAAGATTCAATCGATAAGATCTTAGATGACTTAGACCCGTATTCTGACTATTTTACCCAATCAGAGTACGAAGAATTCGAACAATCAATTAATAGAAACTATACAGGAATTGGTATTGTTGTAAATGCAGTGTCAGATGGTGTAGAAATCGTTTCTATTTTTAAAGATAGTCCAGCTAAATCAGCTGGCCTTATGGTAGGGGATATTATAATAGAAGCCGATGGAACGTCACTACAAGGAAAGTCAGTAGACAAAGCAACGCTATTTTTTAAAGGTGAGCCAGGTACTCAAGTGAATGTAAAAGTAAAACGCCCGACAGCAAATACTGAATTAGACGTATCGGTGAAAAGGCAAGATATTAATATGCCTGTCGTTGAAGCTCATAAGTTAGCAGGCAATATCGGATACATATCACTTTATAGCTTTAGTGAGAGTGCGGCTGAGAAGATGAAAGAAGCAATCCTATCTTTAAAAGATGTAGATGGTTGGATTATTGATATACGTGGTAATGGTGGCGGTTATTTAAAGACAGCTCAAAAAATTGCTGGTTTTTTCCCTGAAGTTGAAAATGCACTGATAGTCGAGAATCGTGACAAATCTCAACAAATTTATCCTGTGGAAGAACAAGCTGTTCAATTTTCAAAACCGATTGCCATGTTAATAAATGGTTCCAGTGCAAGTGCATCAGAAATTGTTGCAGGTGCAGTTCAAGATTATGAAAGTGCAACACTATACGGACAAACAACATTTGGAAAAGGGCTAGCACAAACGTTGTTTGATGTTGAAAGTGGTGGGATGTTAAAGCTATCAGTTGCCGAATTCTTCACACCAAAAGGGGATGTTATTAATGAAAAGGGTATTCAACCGGACATTAAAACTTCTGTTGGAGAAGAATTGGTAACAGCACATCAAGATCTACTATTAGCAAGCTTGGATGAAGAATTAGATATTGATGCTGGTGTACGTTCTCGTTATCCAGTCTTCACTGTACAAACAAAGTCATCGTATGACGCTGAGAACTTAAAGGAGAAAGTGAGCTTAGTAGAATTAGGCGGAGAAAAAGTACCTGTGTATGTTCATCCTAACTCTTATACATCATTTAAAATTACTCCTCAACAAGCATTGAAGAGTGAAACGGATTATCTACTCCTGATAGATTCAGATAATGGAATGCAATCTATCTCATTTGTGACAAAAAAGGAACTTGGTTCACGTGATCTAACTTATATACCATTCAAAGATTTGGAGCTCTCTAACTATTTTACTGGCCCAGTTATGGTGTTAGAGCAAGAAAAAATCGTGACAGGCATAAGTGAAGATTATTTTGCACCATATTATTACTTAACACGACAGGATGCTGCTGTGATGTTTGCACGAGCTTTGGATCTTGATACTGAGAATGTCAGTGATTCTGGGTTCAAGGATGTGGAGGGAGATCAATATTATTCTGGGGCAGTTGCTGCGATGAAACATTCAGGAATTATAAAAGGACGTTCGGATGAGATTTTCGGTACGAACGAAATTTTAACGCGAGAAGAGATGGCGGCAATGATTGCACGAGCATTTGACTTTGAAGAAAGTGAAGCTTCATCACCATTCCTTGACGTTACGGAATCTGAATTTAAGACAGATATTGTGACAATCTATGAGTTAGGGATTACGACAGGAAGCACACCAACAACATTTTCTCCAAATAAAGTTGTTACGAGAGGTCAGTTTTCTACATTTTTATATCGTGCATTGCTTATAAAAAATGGTACAGGTACGTTAGAAATTACTAGTGTAAAGTAAGATTCATTGATTAATAGTTAATAGTTCATTTTGTTCAAATTAACATAGGGTACTAAAGCTTAAGGGAGAGCAGTAATAATAAAAACACATTATTACTCGTAGCTTTTCCCTCAGCAAAAAAATTAAAGAGGAGTAGCAACGTGAAAAAGTATTCATTCGTTTTTATATTAGTAATAGCCTTATACTTCAATATGACTCAACTGAGTGTCGTACGTGCAGAGAATATGTTTGAAGAGAAAATGAGTGAGCTTAGTAAGTTGGGAATACTGGAGAACGGACATCTTCCATATGATGAACAGATTACTCGCGCTGAAATGGCTTCATTAATTACTCGTTCATTGCTTCTTCCTGAAGGTGACAAGACGTTTTCTGACGTTCCTCGTTCACATTTGTTTTATGTAGATGTAAATAAAGCAGCTTCAAGTGGTTTAATAAACGGAATTGGAAGCGATAAGTTTGCACCAGATCGAAAACTTACTAGAGAAGAAATGGCAGCTTTAATTGATCGTGCACTTCGCTTCAAAGGTGGTTCTCCGACATTAGGGAAGTTGTCGTTTACTGATAATGAACAGATCTATTTTTCTACATCTGTACAACACCTGGTTCATGTAAATATCATAAACGGTTTTCCAGACAATACGTTTCGTCCAAAGGAAAATGTCACACGGGGACAAGCATCAGTGACTATTTCTCGTATGTTAACAACGTTAAAGGAAATTGAACAAGATAAGCAGCAACGAGAACAGGAGGAAACTGATAAAGATTCTGAAGAAGTTATTGATAAAGAAGAAAGTGAAGTTGATAAATCAAGTTACTATCTTGCAGAAATAGAGAAAGATGGGGATCTTGATAAGCTGACAGCATTTGATACGTACCAACAGGCGAAAGATGCATTAAATGACTATAATAATGCAGTAATCTTACATAACGATAAAATTGTATGGATGGAAGATGGTATTGCGATCACTGATCGATATACGAAAATTTATGAAGAGGACCTCTATCAGTTTAATAATTTTATTGCTGCTGGAACAGAAGTCCAGTATATAGGTGCAGATGAAGAAAAGGTTAAAGTGCAGTTTCTTAAAAATGTTGGTTATATTAAGCTTGAAAGTTTAACATTGATACCTGATAAATTGGTAGAAGAGCGTACACATTATAAAGTACAAGATGAACAGTTCATACATGTCTTGTATCGAAATGGAAGTTATGAGAGTTATGTGTATGGGATGGCACCACCTTTTATCGATGATGGAGAGAAAGTACATAGTGAAGATGGTGTTCATTTTGATGAAGGTGAGTATTATCAATACTTCAATTACTTGCCACTCCGTACAAAAACAAGCTATGATGCGGAGGACTTAGATCGATATATTGAAGCGATGCAGCCCGATTCTCCGTTAATTGGGCTTGGAAAGGCATTCAAACAGGCTGAAGAAGAATATCGTGTTAATGCGTTATATTTGCTTGCACATGCTATTCATGAAAGTGCATGGGGATTTAGTGAAATTGCGAAAGAAAAGAATAACTTGTATGGTATCAATGCGATAGATAGTAACCCATTGCAAAATGCTGCACAATTCGATAATTTCCAAGATGGAATTCTTTATGCTGGAATGTACATAAGTGACCGATATTTAACTCCTGGAGCAATCTACCGTGGTGGTTTGCTAGGTAACAAAAGTATTGGAATGAATGTAATGTATGCATCTGATCCGTATTGGGGTCAAAAAATTTCAGGTCATATGTATCGAGCTGATCAATACTTAGGAGAAAAAGACTTCGAACAGTATGAACTTGCAGAAGTGATTGTAGATAAGTTAAATGTGCGAGAAATGCCAGATAAAAAAGCTGATGTTATCTACCAGATTGCAACTAAAGGAGCTACTGTTGTAGTCTTAGATGAAGAAGAAAGTGAAGATGGTGTTTGGTATAAAATAATATCAGATAGTGACAAGGCTGAAGAGGCTTATATTTACGCAGATGGTGAGCTAGGTACATTTGTTGAAAAAATTGAATACTAACACAACAAACGCGCCTAAAAAAGGCGCGTTTGTTGCAAAATAAGAACAAATAATATTGAAATTCTAGCAGTGCAATCGTATATCTGTAGAGGTAGTAATGAGAAAACGTTTCAAGAAGTTCGGGGAAAATGCGTTATTGTAATTCTACTTCATCTCGTTTCTCCGTTGCTTACATATGTAAATGAATAGATTTTGTACTTGATCCTAAGTTCCATTGTTCGGGTAGGTCTTTTTTGAAAACATACTATAAAGGAGACTTTGCTTTTTTAAGTTCCTTGTCAACTATACCTAAGAAAGAAGGCCCTCGTTCTGCCTTTGCTTGCTTAAATTCTTGTATCAATGCTTTTCCAGTTAAGCCTTCCTTAATTAATTCTTCTAGAAGGAGATCTGATAGGTCATCTTTTTTCATAATTATCTTTGCGTCTAATAAAATTTCCGTATGTTCATCAAGGATCTTTATTTTACGGATGTTTGCAGAGAAAGGAACGGGTGTATTTTGTTCTCGTGAAATTGTTGCTTCAATTATGAAGGGTTCTTCTTGCTGCTCTAATTCTTTCAATAATTCAATCGGTTCGTTCGGAATAATAGCCTCAATTAACCAGTTTCCCAACTCATTTTCTTTATTAATAATTAGACCATCGGTTAATTTAACATGA includes these proteins:
- a CDS encoding Ig-like domain-containing protein, which gives rise to MNFSNIFSKISILFICSMMFFSIFFSFSQSTKVIAANNARIKDSSPRDGSKQVPVDIEPTITFNDKVLNVHENRIELKLKKSNNKYEEIELKEIRKSGEKLIIVPEDKLEFNKKYVLEIDNNAVELKNGYYRNSRNIDFETNYIDFYDLMVVNDAKLSSILETYTPRELRVIAPDRYIEEISVLHKKRGKVEDDTLQQITDSLTNIDIVTEDTYKVKRVYVKIKYQGHTMHSGNAIKVTDNDDKRKKGKDLYTLGFGNLPPAYDVIVISYNSKNEEVDKQTIKVAANDKLFQEIKETYKYKTAGESFTLYELLDDDKKFNDLLTENDMKKLKVQVDD
- a CDS encoding Ig-like domain-containing protein; this encodes MMRFKSNIFLLTFFLIACLSFISPLHAADYLEWEHNVTEDAKKAWTVSFNDKVKRSSVSRSTVFITNSKSIQVKSTVQLSKDQKSFTVTPLAAYQAGETYQLTITNKVKSVDNVTLTKTVIMPFKYVEPINEEEPTILPTPETQVKDEPLSENVFKVEVELGAYISQVKVTANDYISSVKIEGNDMHYLGNNEYQLGLSGLESGQYLNIQGFDNNGKLIQRERHTIE
- the secA2 gene encoding accessory Sec system translocase SecA2 → MLNTLKRLLGDEQQRKLKKHYKIVEQINSLEAEYEQLSDEDLKLKTTEFKEALSNGKTIDDIKVESFAIVREASKRILGMRHYDVQLIGGLVLTDGNIAEMPTGEGKTLVASLPSYLRALEGKGVHVITVNEYLARRDRDMIGQIHEFLGLTVGLNIPMMEPADKVAAYKADITYGVGNEFGFDYLRDNMVADPRQKVQRPYHFVITDEVDSVLIDEAKTPLIIAGKTEVSAELHFIGAQVAKRFKDGEDFTFDIETRATNLTDQGIEKVENAFGVDNLYEIEHQTLYHYMIQALRARVMFERDVDYIVQDGKVLLIDMFTGRPMEGRTLSDGLHQAIEAKEGLEITEENKTQASITIQNYYRMYPIISGMTGTAKTEESEFQQLYGMDVIQIPTNKPIIRDDRTDRVYLTKDQKYNAVMEEVKQCHAKGQPVLVGTTSILQSEQVAEYFDKAKLPYHLLNAKSIEQEVKLISLAGQKGQITIATNMAGRGTDIMLGEGVAELGGLHVIGTERHESRRIDNQLKGRSGRQGDTGSTQFIISLEDDMFRRFAKEEVERTAQKIKADENGQITDKKIHELVDRVQRICEGSNYAVREYNLKLDNVINEQRGVIYSLRDKVLENEDIVSIILPMIDSYATYTVNEHCPEELVPEEWPLKELEAKLNYIIVEPKVVFNHNILDISEVKEEVEEKTLAYKANIELLKENKKVQFTIKRLTLMVIDHYYTKHLESMTRLKEGIGLRHYQQEDPMRLYQKEGLELFSKTFSELERDASFQLARLARPILEQQQSEEENK
- a CDS encoding accessory Sec system S-layer assembly protein codes for the protein MLSFFKKKNKIKKQGNDSTISTETLLNEKDDNTQDEEITTHLSIHPSWQLKEEEKYVYRFLNNECHPLKPNQLSLSGIELTEENDSYRITAFIRSSLSKEVRLKEATLLLISADNEKLGRKMFNLSEIGEIPAQSSRPWHFTFSKEDLFTNDIPKEGWKLAFDLSPSSRKHSLDLAESWQKSLADADKQKLEQMVNKMTPPKPGEVNFLGIQANQKQNGNLHITMLIRNGSPKTLTLKQLPLVIEDATGEIVAKGGFTLGEFEVKANTSKPWTFIFPSSLLLKEAIDLSKWKAYLPSQPK
- a CDS encoding S-layer homology domain-containing protein, with product MKKYSFVFILVIALYFNMTQLSVVRAENMFEEKMSELSKLGILENGHLPYDEQITRAEMASLITRSLLLPEGDKTFSDVPRSHLFYVDVNKAASSGLINGIGSDKFAPDRKLTREEMAALIDRALRFKGGSPTLGKLSFTDNEQIYFSTSVQHLVHVNIINGFPDNTFRPKENVTRGQASVTISRMLTTLKEIEQDKQQREQEETDKDSEEVIDKEESEVDKSSYYLAEIEKDGDLDKLTAFDTYQQAKDALNDYNNAVILHNDKIVWMEDGIAITDRYTKIYEEDLYQFNNFIAAGTEVQYIGADEEKVKVQFLKNVGYIKLESLTLIPDKLVEERTHYKVQDEQFIHVLYRNGSYESYVYGMAPPFIDDGEKVHSEDGVHFDEGEYYQYFNYLPLRTKTSYDAEDLDRYIEAMQPDSPLIGLGKAFKQAEEEYRVNALYLLAHAIHESAWGFSEIAKEKNNLYGINAIDSNPLQNAAQFDNFQDGILYAGMYISDRYLTPGAIYRGGLLGNKSIGMNVMYASDPYWGQKISGHMYRADQYLGEKDFEQYELAEVIVDKLNVREMPDKKADVIYQIATKGATVVVLDEEESEDGVWYKIISDSDKAEEAYIYADGELGTFVEKIEY
- a CDS encoding YwpF family protein is translated as MKTFRLKELSIISQEDNSLKRHHVKLTDGLIINKENELGNWLIEAIIPNEPIELLKELEQQEEPFIIEATISREQNTPVPFSANIRKIKILDEHTEILLDAKIIMKKDDLSDLLLEELIKEGLTGKALIQEFKQAKAERGPSFLGIVDKELKKAKSPL
- a CDS encoding S41 family peptidase, with product MNMSFRLKVGLQTIIFFLLMIGTATAADIEEVRNLIEENYIDEVPGEVLQQDSIDKILDDLDPYSDYFTQSEYEEFEQSINRNYTGIGIVVNAVSDGVEIVSIFKDSPAKSAGLMVGDIIIEADGTSLQGKSVDKATLFFKGEPGTQVNVKVKRPTANTELDVSVKRQDINMPVVEAHKLAGNIGYISLYSFSESAAEKMKEAILSLKDVDGWIIDIRGNGGGYLKTAQKIAGFFPEVENALIVENRDKSQQIYPVEEQAVQFSKPIAMLINGSSASASEIVAGAVQDYESATLYGQTTFGKGLAQTLFDVESGGMLKLSVAEFFTPKGDVINEKGIQPDIKTSVGEELVTAHQDLLLASLDEELDIDAGVRSRYPVFTVQTKSSYDAENLKEKVSLVELGGEKVPVYVHPNSYTSFKITPQQALKSETDYLLLIDSDNGMQSISFVTKKELGSRDLTYIPFKDLELSNYFTGPVMVLEQEKIVTGISEDYFAPYYYLTRQDAAVMFARALDLDTENVSDSGFKDVEGDQYYSGAVAAMKHSGIIKGRSDEIFGTNEILTREEMAAMIARAFDFEESEASSPFLDVTESEFKTDIVTIYELGITTGSTPTTFSPNKVVTRGQFSTFLYRALLIKNGTGTLEITSVK